The proteins below come from a single Thermodesulfobium sp. 4217-1 genomic window:
- a CDS encoding NAD(P)H-hydrate dehydratase, which yields MFVLSSSDIRFEEEKLFSMGQTPLALMSVVGVMSSLRFMEDFKDACKVVAVCGKGNNAGDALSLLYNLKLKGYSCSIFQPWGAATEECRVQRELCRSLGIEETSDLKSADVVVEGLLGVGFYGELRKDTLRLIRELNNLNKPIVSMDVPAGLNSDTGEPQPDAIRATYTYSIGFLKRGCLFKQSYDYTGDVTVIDIGFPTPESGLKILTSCDTKELIRKKDDFVHKIGKGSLLVWAGSKQYPGALRLCLEGALNMGLGMSFSIVEDEFSLLPPETIPIIEKDFINDKIDKSISKKWKAILVGPGLTKNREPHIRELVSQTNLPMILDADALFPDILSLIKDKDAIITPHDGEFERIYKNDADRVERFEAFLEQYPNITLVLKGPNTLIGKGTQKYVIPIADCDLAIAGSGDVLSGMIGALLSTGYNTLSASLLAAFVHAIVPEVARQSGTRVTRAGDLARLLKAFGDFEKIIDNCKFI from the coding sequence ATGTTTGTTTTGAGCTCTTCAGATATTAGGTTTGAAGAGGAAAAGCTTTTTTCTATGGGGCAAACTCCTTTAGCTCTTATGAGCGTTGTTGGGGTGATGAGTTCTTTGAGGTTTATGGAAGATTTCAAAGATGCATGTAAAGTGGTAGCTGTTTGTGGTAAGGGCAACAATGCTGGAGATGCACTTTCTTTACTCTATAACCTGAAACTAAAAGGCTATAGTTGTTCTATCTTTCAACCGTGGGGCGCTGCTACGGAGGAGTGCAGGGTCCAAAGAGAGCTGTGTAGGTCCCTTGGTATAGAAGAGACTTCAGACTTGAAAAGTGCTGATGTCGTTGTAGAAGGGCTACTGGGGGTTGGGTTTTATGGAGAGCTTAGGAAAGATACCCTTCGGCTGATTAGAGAATTAAATAATTTAAACAAGCCAATAGTTTCTATGGATGTTCCTGCTGGATTAAATTCGGATACTGGAGAACCTCAACCTGATGCAATTAGAGCTACATATACATACTCAATAGGATTTTTAAAGAGAGGATGCCTTTTTAAGCAGTCATATGATTACACGGGCGATGTAACTGTAATTGATATTGGATTTCCTACACCTGAAAGCGGATTAAAGATCCTAACATCTTGCGATACAAAAGAGTTAATCAGAAAGAAGGATGATTTTGTTCATAAAATAGGCAAGGGCTCGTTGCTTGTCTGGGCTGGCTCGAAGCAGTATCCCGGTGCGCTAAGACTCTGTTTGGAGGGTGCTCTGAATATGGGTTTGGGGATGAGCTTTTCAATTGTAGAAGATGAGTTTTCACTTTTGCCTCCTGAGACGATACCGATTATTGAAAAGGATTTTATCAATGACAAGATTGACAAAAGCATTTCAAAAAAATGGAAGGCTATTTTAGTAGGGCCTGGTCTTACAAAGAACAGAGAACCACATATAAGAGAGCTCGTATCACAGACGAATTTACCAATGATTTTGGACGCTGATGCCTTGTTTCCGGATATTCTTAGCTTGATAAAAGATAAAGACGCAATAATCACGCCACATGATGGCGAATTTGAAAGAATATATAAGAATGACGCTGATAGAGTGGAAAGGTTCGAAGCATTTCTAGAGCAATATCCAAATATTACTCTTGTCTTAAAAGGTCCAAATACTCTGATAGGCAAAGGGACGCAGAAATATGTGATTCCAATAGCAGATTGTGATCTGGCTATAGCAGGTTCTGGAGATGTGCTAAGCGGTATGATAGGAGCCCTTCTCTCTACCGGATATAATACCTTGAGCGCTTCACTTCTTGCAGCCTTTGTTCACGCAATTGTCCCTGAAGTTGCAAGGCAAAGTGGGACAAGAGTGACAAGAGCAGGAGATTTAGCAAGACTCTTAAAAGCTTTTGGAGATTTTGAGAAGATCATAGATAATTGTAAATTTATATAA
- a CDS encoding cation diffusion facilitator family transporter: protein MNESHHHHSHEHIHDPTNISALNLFLVVILNFVIAFAEIFGGVFSGSVSLISDAMHNFSDGLSVLISYIAIKIQQKKNDEKRTFGYKRSSIISAFINSLVLIFISLFLFREAYEKFLHPTSINSSIIILVAIVATIANSLGVFLLHRGSKEDINIKSSYLHLLGDALSSIGVIVAGILILFFHINWVDPLIATLISLYILKESFDILKNSTNILFEGVPDDIDVYKIVEEIKQIDGVDDVHHVHVWCLNEKNVNFEAHVNIKDVLVSQTKKTLVEIEDRLKKFGINHVTVQFEHDSCKGIGVIKN from the coding sequence ATGAACGAATCTCATCACCATCATTCTCACGAGCATATTCATGATCCTACTAATATAAGTGCTCTAAATTTATTTTTGGTCGTAATCTTAAACTTTGTTATAGCTTTTGCTGAGATATTCGGAGGCGTTTTTTCGGGCAGCGTCTCTCTTATTTCCGATGCTATGCATAACTTTAGCGATGGGCTTTCTGTATTGATAAGCTATATCGCTATAAAAATTCAGCAAAAGAAAAATGATGAAAAAAGAACATTTGGGTATAAGAGATCGAGTATTATTTCAGCTTTTATAAATTCTTTGGTTTTGATATTTATATCTTTATTTCTTTTTAGAGAGGCTTATGAAAAGTTTTTACATCCTACAAGCATCAATAGTTCTATAATAATTTTAGTCGCTATTGTAGCAACTATTGCAAACTCTTTAGGTGTTTTTCTGCTTCATAGGGGCTCCAAAGAAGATATAAATATAAAATCATCTTATTTACACTTGCTCGGAGATGCGCTTTCTTCTATTGGCGTCATAGTGGCTGGAATTCTAATTTTGTTCTTTCATATAAATTGGGTGGATCCTCTTATAGCTACATTGATTAGCTTATATATTCTTAAAGAAAGCTTTGACATTCTAAAGAATTCTACAAACATCTTGTTTGAAGGCGTTCCAGACGATATTGACGTATATAAGATTGTAGAAGAAATAAAGCAAATTGATGGTGTTGATGACGTGCATCACGTTCACGTGTGGTGCTTGAATGAAAAAAATGTAAATTTTGAAGCACATGTAAATATTAAAGACGTTCTGGTGAGTCAGACCAAGAAAACTTTGGTTGAGATTGAAGATAGGTTAAAAAAATTTGGGATAAACCATGTAACTGTACAATTCGAACATGATTCATGTAAAGGGATTGGGGTAATTAAGAATTGA
- the glnA gene encoding type I glutamate--ammonia ligase, protein MSCSDKVGFNNFEDFKTFVEENEVRFVDIRFCDVPGTWQHFTVPVEAFDEGVVEEGLGFDGSSIRGFQQIEESDMILIPDLTSAFVDPFFEDLTINIICDVKEPIVLRDYPKDPRGVAKRAENYVQTLGIADAVYFGPEAEFFIFDDVKYKYDSKGGMFSIDSVEAWWNSDREEGPNLGHKIRSKEGYFPCPPNDQLQDVRSEMVKAMMDVGLDIEVHHHEVATAGQVEIDIKFNNLLRMADDLMKYKYVAKNVARSNGMTATFMPKPLFGDNGSGMHCHQSLWKGGKPLFYDEKGYAGLSDMALWYIGGLLKHAKSILAFAAPTTNSYKRLVPHYEAPVNLAYSQRNRSAAVRIPMYTANPKAKRIEFRPPDPSANPYLAFSAMLMAGLDGIENKLDPGKPLDKNIYDLPPEEAKNIPSVPGSLDEALDALESDHEYLLKGGVFSKGLIESYIGLKRAQAQELAIRPHPYEFVTLFDI, encoded by the coding sequence TTGAGCTGTAGCGATAAAGTTGGATTTAATAATTTTGAGGATTTTAAAACTTTCGTTGAGGAAAACGAAGTTCGATTCGTCGATATTCGTTTTTGCGATGTTCCTGGCACCTGGCAGCACTTTACTGTTCCTGTCGAGGCTTTTGATGAGGGTGTTGTAGAAGAGGGTTTGGGTTTCGATGGCTCCAGTATAAGAGGATTTCAGCAGATAGAAGAAAGCGATATGATCCTTATTCCAGATCTAACTTCAGCTTTCGTAGATCCATTTTTTGAAGATTTAACTATCAATATTATTTGTGATGTAAAAGAGCCTATTGTTTTGAGAGATTATCCAAAGGATCCAAGAGGCGTAGCAAAAAGAGCAGAAAATTATGTTCAAACCTTGGGGATTGCTGATGCTGTTTATTTCGGTCCTGAAGCGGAATTCTTTATTTTTGACGACGTAAAATATAAATATGACTCAAAGGGCGGAATGTTTTCTATCGACTCTGTAGAGGCGTGGTGGAATTCTGACAGAGAAGAAGGGCCAAACCTTGGCCACAAAATCAGATCTAAAGAGGGCTATTTCCCTTGCCCACCAAACGATCAGTTGCAAGATGTAAGATCTGAAATGGTAAAGGCTATGATGGATGTTGGACTCGATATTGAGGTTCATCACCATGAGGTAGCAACTGCAGGTCAGGTGGAAATTGATATAAAGTTTAACAACTTGTTGAGAATGGCTGATGACCTTATGAAATATAAATATGTTGCAAAAAATGTTGCAAGGTCCAATGGAATGACGGCAACATTTATGCCAAAACCATTATTTGGCGATAACGGCTCGGGCATGCACTGTCATCAGAGCTTGTGGAAGGGCGGCAAGCCTCTTTTCTACGATGAAAAGGGTTATGCTGGTCTTAGCGATATGGCATTGTGGTATATCGGTGGTCTCCTAAAGCATGCAAAGTCTATTCTGGCTTTTGCTGCTCCTACTACAAACTCCTATAAGAGGCTGGTACCTCATTATGAGGCACCAGTGAACCTGGCATATTCGCAAAGAAATCGATCTGCTGCTGTACGTATTCCAATGTATACTGCAAATCCAAAAGCCAAAAGGATCGAATTTAGGCCACCAGATCCATCAGCAAACCCATATCTCGCTTTCTCTGCAATGCTTATGGCTGGATTGGATGGCATAGAGAACAAACTCGATCCAGGTAAGCCTCTTGACAAAAATATATATGATTTGCCACCAGAAGAAGCAAAAAATATTCCCTCTGTCCCAGGTTCTTTAGATGAAGCACTCGACGCTCTTGAATCAGATCACGAATATCTCTTAAAGGGCGGAGTGTTTTCAAAGGGATTGATAGAATCATATATCGGACTAAAGAGAGCTCAAGCTCAAGAATTAGCTATTAGGCCTCACCCATATGAATTTGTTACACTTTTTGATATTTAA
- a CDS encoding pyridoxine 5'-phosphate synthase, giving the protein MVRKIRLGVNVDHVATLRESRRISYPDPLSAASISLSAGADLITVHLREDRRHIQDDDVLRIRRAVENLNLEMACVSQIVSFALKIKPNKVTLVPEKREELTTEGGLDLSKNYDSLKDSIATLRSNGIEVSLFIDPDEVSIEKSAVLAADSVELHTGRFADSMDEIERNVELERLKKASVLAKEAGLNVYAGHGLNKDNLLDVALLPDIEELNIGHSIVARSIFVGIFRAVEEIVEILNLAGILRENKNLLGGLI; this is encoded by the coding sequence GTGGTCAGAAAAATCCGCTTGGGAGTTAACGTTGACCATGTTGCTACGCTTAGAGAATCAAGACGAATTTCATACCCTGATCCGCTTTCCGCTGCTTCTATATCGCTTTCCGCTGGCGCCGATCTTATAACAGTTCATCTAAGAGAAGATAGAAGGCATATCCAGGACGATGATGTCCTTAGAATAAGAAGGGCTGTGGAAAATTTAAATTTAGAGATGGCCTGTGTCTCGCAAATTGTTTCTTTTGCTCTAAAGATTAAACCAAACAAAGTGACCTTAGTTCCTGAAAAAAGGGAAGAGCTCACTACAGAGGGAGGATTAGACCTTTCAAAAAACTATGACTCTTTAAAAGATAGTATTGCAACACTGAGATCGAATGGCATTGAAGTTTCACTTTTTATCGACCCAGATGAAGTTTCGATTGAAAAAAGTGCAGTTTTGGCTGCTGACTCTGTAGAGCTGCATACTGGTAGATTTGCTGACTCTATGGATGAGATCGAGAGAAATGTTGAATTAGAAAGGTTGAAAAAAGCATCTGTCCTTGCTAAAGAGGCAGGTCTTAATGTCTATGCAGGTCATGGTTTGAACAAAGACAACCTTCTGGATGTCGCTTTGTTACCTGATATTGAGGAGCTAAATATTGGTCATAGCATTGTCGCTAGGTCGATATTTGTCGGTATCTTTAGAGCAGTTGAAGAGATTGTGGAAATCCTGAATCTGGCAGGTATTCTCAGAGAAAATAAAAACTTATTAGGAGGTCTAATTTGA
- the glmS gene encoding glutamine--fructose-6-phosphate transaminase (isomerizing), translated as MCGIVGYIGPKNSADVVLHGLKKLEYRGYDSAGIAVVNESGNLETRHAVGKILFLEDNLRDAPLEGFLGIGHTRWATHGEPCIKNAHPQVDCTSTIAVVHNGIIENYLELKEKLIAKDHIFRSDTDTEVIAHLIEDYQKNNPDIFSSFLKALGDLRGVFAIALISSREPDKIYSVRQFAPLILGRGQGENFLASDIPAILKYTKDVYIMKDGEVAVLGKDEINIFDMSGNKIEPSFFEVKWNEEDAEKGGFDHFMLKEISEQPLVVQETIGQRVFSENEFEPYKEELPKDILRGISRICFVACGTSYHAALIGKFLLEYLADMPCEVDYSSEFRYRNAAVNNSVLTIAISQSGETADTLAAMREAKKRGSYVLAITNRLGSTANREADFSILTRAGLEIGVAATKTFTSQLITLYILAMYLGSCKRSISKELINETLGYLLEVPKRFEEYIPRFLRDIEHSAKIYSGYKNMIFMGRGINYPVALEGALKLKEISYIHAEGYPAGEMKHGPIALLDPSTPVLAIATRSATTYEKVLSNIEEAKSRRSRVVAIVSEGDKDVINLVNDIIYAPDVPEIVSPIYNVVPLQLFAYYAAVWLSRDPDKPRNLAKSVTVE; from the coding sequence ATGTGCGGAATAGTTGGCTATATAGGCCCAAAAAATTCAGCTGATGTTGTGTTACATGGTTTGAAGAAGCTTGAATATAGGGGTTATGATTCAGCGGGTATTGCTGTCGTAAATGAGTCTGGGAATCTCGAAACAAGACATGCAGTAGGGAAAATACTCTTCCTTGAGGATAATTTAAGGGATGCTCCCCTTGAAGGATTTTTAGGAATTGGTCATACCCGTTGGGCTACTCATGGTGAGCCATGTATTAAAAATGCTCATCCTCAAGTAGATTGCACTTCTACTATTGCAGTGGTTCACAATGGTATTATTGAAAACTATCTTGAGCTTAAAGAAAAATTAATTGCAAAAGATCATATTTTCAGATCGGACACCGATACAGAGGTTATTGCTCATTTAATAGAAGATTATCAAAAAAACAATCCTGATATTTTTAGCTCTTTTTTGAAGGCATTAGGAGATTTAAGAGGTGTCTTTGCAATTGCTCTAATTAGTTCCAGGGAGCCAGATAAGATATATTCTGTAAGACAGTTTGCTCCTTTAATCTTAGGACGTGGTCAGGGAGAAAATTTCTTGGCATCTGATATACCTGCAATTCTAAAGTATACCAAAGACGTCTACATAATGAAGGATGGAGAAGTTGCGGTATTAGGCAAGGATGAAATCAACATTTTTGATATGTCTGGAAATAAAATTGAACCATCATTTTTCGAAGTAAAGTGGAACGAAGAAGACGCTGAAAAAGGTGGTTTTGACCACTTCATGCTAAAAGAAATATCTGAGCAGCCCTTAGTGGTGCAGGAGACAATCGGTCAGAGAGTTTTTTCTGAAAATGAATTTGAACCCTACAAGGAAGAACTTCCAAAAGACATCTTAAGAGGTATTTCGAGAATTTGCTTTGTGGCATGTGGCACATCTTATCATGCTGCTCTGATAGGCAAATTTTTATTGGAGTATTTAGCGGATATGCCCTGTGAAGTTGACTATTCATCTGAATTTAGATATAGAAATGCAGCAGTCAATAATAGCGTTCTAACGATCGCTATCTCTCAGTCTGGAGAGACTGCAGACACTCTTGCAGCTATGAGAGAAGCTAAAAAAAGAGGTAGCTATGTTCTTGCTATCACAAATAGGTTGGGCTCTACGGCAAACAGAGAAGCTGACTTTAGCATATTGACGAGAGCAGGTTTAGAAATTGGTGTCGCTGCTACCAAGACATTTACATCTCAATTGATTACTCTTTATATTTTAGCAATGTATTTAGGTAGTTGTAAAAGGAGCATTTCCAAAGAGCTGATAAACGAAACGCTTGGCTATCTATTAGAAGTGCCTAAAAGGTTCGAAGAATATATTCCAAGATTCCTAAGAGATATTGAACATAGTGCGAAAATATATTCTGGATATAAAAATATGATTTTTATGGGTAGAGGAATCAACTATCCAGTTGCTCTTGAGGGTGCTCTGAAGCTAAAGGAGATTTCATATATCCATGCAGAAGGATATCCTGCTGGAGAGATGAAGCATGGCCCTATAGCGCTGCTCGATCCTAGCACGCCCGTCCTGGCTATCGCTACAAGATCAGCTACTACTTATGAGAAGGTTCTCTCGAATATAGAAGAGGCGAAAAGCAGGAGATCCAGAGTAGTGGCGATTGTAAGTGAAGGAGATAAAGATGTCATAAATCTTGTAAACGACATAATATACGCTCCTGATGTGCCAGAAATAGTATCTCCAATCTATAATGTGGTACCCTTACAGCTTTTTGCATATTATGCGGCTGTATGGCTTTCAAGAGATCCTGATAAGCCCAGAAACCTTGCGAAATCGGTAACTGTAGAATAG